A single genomic interval of Corallococcus macrosporus harbors:
- a CDS encoding patatin-like phospholipase family protein: protein MSQSLTLLAGPDALRILRERGLRAEDVDILPGASGGPKWLGLEGIDRVLFGEFLQQPRTRPLHLIGSSIGSWRLACLAQKDPVAALKRFATAYLDQRYPPKPPPKLVSEVSATVLESLLGPDGAEQILTHPWARLHVVTTRCKGLLASEQSTVQLAGFVLGALANALSRGTLRFQMERVIFHTAGDASPFAGLKDLPSVHRPLTRDNLRPALIASGSIPMVLAGVHDIPGAPAGTYRDGGVVDYHLDVDYGTGDGLVLYPHFYPYVVPGWFDKSLKWRRAGPLNFRRALIITPSPSHLARLPGGRIPDRSDFTGMKDEDRIRAWKQVLTEGDRMADELRELLASGRIADHVQPL from the coding sequence ATGAGCCAGAGCCTGACCTTGCTTGCGGGCCCCGACGCCCTGCGCATCCTCCGGGAGCGCGGGCTGCGTGCGGAGGACGTGGACATCCTTCCGGGCGCTTCGGGAGGACCGAAGTGGCTGGGGCTGGAGGGAATCGACCGGGTCCTGTTCGGCGAGTTCCTCCAGCAGCCGCGCACCCGGCCCCTGCACCTGATTGGCAGCTCCATCGGGAGCTGGCGGCTGGCGTGCCTGGCGCAGAAGGATCCCGTGGCCGCGCTCAAGCGCTTCGCGACCGCGTACCTGGATCAGCGCTATCCGCCCAAGCCTCCGCCCAAGCTGGTCAGCGAAGTCAGCGCCACCGTTCTTGAATCGCTCCTGGGCCCGGATGGCGCGGAGCAGATCCTGACGCATCCGTGGGCGCGACTGCACGTGGTGACGACAAGGTGCAAGGGCCTGCTCGCGTCGGAGCAGTCCACCGTGCAGCTCGCGGGCTTCGTGCTGGGCGCGCTGGCGAACGCGCTGAGCCGGGGGACGCTCCGCTTCCAGATGGAGCGAGTGATCTTCCACACCGCCGGGGACGCAAGTCCCTTCGCGGGACTCAAGGACCTGCCGTCGGTCCACCGTCCCCTCACCCGCGACAACCTGCGGCCAGCGCTCATCGCGTCCGGTTCCATTCCGATGGTGCTCGCGGGCGTCCATGACATCCCGGGTGCGCCTGCCGGCACGTACCGGGATGGCGGCGTCGTCGACTACCACCTGGACGTCGACTACGGCACGGGCGACGGGCTGGTGCTCTATCCGCACTTCTACCCGTACGTCGTGCCCGGCTGGTTCGACAAGTCGCTCAAGTGGCGCCGCGCGGGGCCGCTCAACTTCCGCCGAGCGCTGATCATCACGCCGTCACCCTCGCACCTGGCGCGGCTGCCCGGCGGACGCATCCCGGACCGGTCGGACTTCACGGGCATGAAGGACGAGGACCGCATCCGCGCATGGAAGCAGGTGCTGACCGAGGGCGACCGTATGGCCGACGAGCTGCGCGAACTGCTCGCCAGCGGCCGCATCGCGGATCACGTCCAGCCGCTGTAG
- a CDS encoding lipase family alpha/beta hydrolase, which translates to MNNRSPGTRKNADALRGASRLAVQATRGVMGLVEEMHRTIASGPSVLGRPLARPARAMTGLLYGTLQGVTRHVGEGLDAVLAQLSPWLGDSAPGPQREALLSALNGVLGDALEAEGNPLAIPMALRVHGQPLRLEPEALRAAVPQAGGRLLLLVHGSSMNDLQWSRRGHDHGAALARDLGYTPVYLHYNSGLHISRNGRAFSELLEQLVSCWPMPVESLTLLGHSMGGLVVRSACLAAEAAGHGWRSLLRRLVCLGSPHHGSPLERGGSWVEVLLEVSPYSAPFARLGRIRGAGVTDLRFGNVLDAHWEGRERFGWGGDVRRGLTLPGGVDCYAVAATTAKTMAQRLPGDGLVPVDSALGRHAQPELTLRFPEANQRIVLGANHLDLLDHPEVYATLRTWLAS; encoded by the coding sequence ATGAACAACCGGTCGCCGGGAACGCGGAAGAACGCCGACGCCTTGCGTGGAGCCAGCCGCCTGGCGGTGCAGGCCACCCGGGGCGTGATGGGGCTCGTGGAGGAGATGCACCGCACCATCGCCAGCGGGCCTTCCGTCCTGGGCAGGCCGCTGGCGCGTCCGGCGCGAGCCATGACGGGGTTGCTCTACGGAACGCTCCAGGGTGTCACCCGGCACGTCGGGGAGGGGCTGGATGCCGTGCTCGCGCAGCTCTCACCGTGGCTGGGCGACAGCGCTCCCGGTCCGCAGCGGGAGGCATTGCTCTCCGCGCTGAACGGCGTGCTGGGGGATGCGCTGGAGGCGGAGGGCAACCCGCTCGCCATCCCGATGGCTCTGCGGGTGCATGGACAGCCGCTGCGCCTGGAGCCCGAGGCCCTGCGCGCCGCCGTTCCTCAGGCCGGAGGCCGGCTGCTCCTGCTGGTCCATGGCTCGTCGATGAACGACTTGCAGTGGAGCCGGCGGGGGCACGACCATGGCGCGGCGCTGGCGCGCGATCTCGGCTACACGCCGGTGTACCTCCACTACAACAGCGGCCTGCACATCTCCCGGAACGGCCGCGCGTTCTCGGAGCTGCTGGAACAGCTCGTGTCCTGCTGGCCCATGCCGGTCGAATCGCTGACGCTCCTGGGGCACAGCATGGGTGGGCTCGTGGTCCGGAGTGCGTGCCTCGCGGCGGAGGCGGCGGGCCATGGCTGGCGTTCCTTGTTGCGCCGGCTCGTCTGTCTTGGCTCACCCCATCACGGTTCGCCGCTGGAGCGCGGAGGGAGCTGGGTGGAAGTGCTGCTGGAGGTCAGTCCCTACAGCGCGCCGTTCGCGCGACTGGGTCGGATCCGCGGAGCCGGAGTCACGGACCTGCGCTTCGGCAACGTGCTCGACGCGCACTGGGAAGGGCGGGAGCGCTTCGGGTGGGGTGGGGATGTCCGTCGCGGCCTCACGCTGCCGGGGGGCGTGGATTGCTACGCGGTCGCGGCGACCACCGCGAAGACGATGGCGCAGCGGCTGCCCGGTGACGGGCTGGTCCCGGTGGACAGTGCGCTCGGGCGACATGCGCAGCCAGAGCTGACGCTGCGGTTCCCGGAAGCGAACCAGCGCATCGTCCTGGGCGCGAACCACCTGGACCTGCTCGACCACCCGGAGGTCTACGCCACGCTTCGCACGTGGCTCGCTTCCTGA
- a CDS encoding pyridoxamine 5'-phosphate oxidase family protein: MGRFARLAFTPAVKALQEQFGSRAAYARVERTGDAPDVLTDDEAEFLSQRDSFYMASIGSNGWPYIQHRGGPQGFVRVLDSHTLGFADYRGNKQYISTGNVSENDRVALIFVDYPHQARLKVLARASVITRETDAATLKRLEVPGYDAKVERGFVLKVEAFDWNCPQHITPRFTEAELDQMLRPVSTELQTLRADNRALREELERLKRTPV; encoded by the coding sequence ATGGGACGATTCGCAAGACTTGCCTTCACCCCCGCGGTCAAGGCGCTCCAGGAGCAGTTCGGCAGCCGCGCGGCCTATGCCCGCGTCGAGCGAACGGGAGACGCGCCGGATGTGCTCACGGACGACGAGGCGGAGTTCCTCTCCCAGCGCGACAGCTTCTACATGGCCAGCATCGGCTCCAACGGCTGGCCCTACATCCAGCACCGGGGCGGGCCCCAGGGCTTCGTCCGGGTGCTGGACTCGCACACGCTTGGCTTCGCGGACTACCGGGGGAACAAGCAGTACATCTCCACGGGCAACGTCAGCGAGAACGACCGGGTCGCGCTCATCTTCGTGGACTACCCGCACCAGGCGCGACTGAAGGTCCTGGCGCGCGCGTCCGTCATCACCCGCGAAACGGACGCCGCCACGCTCAAGCGCCTGGAGGTCCCCGGGTATGACGCGAAGGTGGAGCGCGGCTTCGTGCTCAAGGTCGAAGCCTTTGACTGGAACTGTCCCCAGCACATCACGCCCAGGTTCACCGAAGCGGAGCTGGACCAGATGCTGCGTCCGGTGTCGACCGAACTCCAAACGCTCCGCGCCGACAACCGCGCCCTGCGCGAAGAGCTGGAGCGCTTGAAGCGGACCCCGGTTTGA
- a CDS encoding LysR family transcriptional regulator: protein MDQLFTLRTFVAVARQGSFTAASRRLHISPSVATRAVAQLEERLGLALLTRTTRSVRLTERGQVYLESCQRLLEDLDEADRRVRGENAEPRGELSVSAPIVFGRLHVLPVVQKLLAAHPSLSVRLHLSDRNQHLVDEGIDAAVRLGELKDSGLIALKVGTVRRVLVASPQYVKRRGTPRSPAELGRHELIAFENLDATNEWRFGEKEKPVRVQPRLILNSADTAIAAAERGMGIARTLSYQVADAVLAGRLVLLLGTFAPPPVPVSVIYPGRRSASANVGAFVRTARSHFEQHPLLPVEAWRAPKREPPVKQG from the coding sequence ATGGACCAGCTCTTCACGCTCCGGACGTTCGTCGCCGTGGCCAGGCAGGGAAGCTTCACGGCCGCCTCGCGCAGGCTCCACATCTCCCCTTCCGTGGCGACGCGGGCCGTGGCCCAGCTCGAGGAGCGCCTGGGCCTGGCGCTCCTCACCCGCACGACCCGCTCCGTGCGCCTCACCGAACGCGGTCAGGTCTACCTGGAGAGCTGTCAGCGGCTGCTCGAGGACCTGGATGAAGCCGACCGCCGCGTGCGGGGAGAGAACGCCGAACCGCGAGGAGAGCTCAGCGTCTCCGCGCCCATCGTCTTCGGGCGGCTCCACGTCCTGCCCGTGGTCCAGAAGCTGCTCGCCGCGCATCCGTCGCTGTCCGTCCGGCTGCACCTGTCGGACCGGAACCAGCACCTCGTGGACGAGGGCATCGACGCGGCCGTGCGCCTGGGGGAGTTGAAGGACAGCGGACTGATTGCCCTCAAGGTCGGCACCGTCCGCCGCGTGCTGGTGGCCAGCCCCCAGTACGTGAAGCGGCGAGGGACGCCCCGGTCGCCCGCCGAGCTGGGCCGCCACGAGCTGATCGCCTTCGAGAACCTCGACGCGACGAACGAGTGGCGCTTCGGCGAAAAGGAGAAGCCGGTCCGCGTCCAGCCGCGCCTCATCCTCAACAGCGCCGACACGGCCATCGCGGCCGCGGAGCGGGGCATGGGCATCGCGCGCACGCTCTCGTATCAGGTGGCGGACGCGGTGCTCGCGGGACGGCTGGTCCTGCTCCTCGGGACGTTCGCGCCACCGCCGGTCCCCGTGAGCGTCATCTACCCCGGACGCCGGAGCGCCTCCGCGAACGTGGGCGCGTTCGTCCGCACGGCGCGCAGCCACTTCGAGCAGCACCCGCTGCTGCCCGTCGAAGCGTGGCGCGCGCCCAAGCGCGAACCGCCGGTGAAGCAAGGCTGA
- a CDS encoding S1 RNA-binding domain-containing protein codes for MSDEKSGGNSGGPGGFGPKKPKATFGDVMLGIPSGGQGNERGGGRGGRDEKSGPGRGERGPRDAQSQPRPQGDAPRGGGERGGGRGGERRGGGSGGGERRSAGPMVVVKRASGSIETRALEGEKPAEATATAEQTGADAQASAASTPAPAPRPVTPAPAPSSPLYEEVPETESFADMFEAQVKDGGAPGRRGVRIGEKVAGTIFQLGADTAFVSLDGSAKSEAMIELRELKDDEGILRFGVGDRLEAHVVEMGARGIMLSRALAKGNASFAMLAEARASGMPVEGLVLSVNKGGVEVAIGETRAFCPISQLDIRFVEKPDQFIGEKLQFRVTEVRDRNVVLSRRSLLEDEQRRLATETRKNLAVGKTVKGKVSGVRDFGVFVDLGGVEGMVPVSELSYTRVAHPSDVVKQGDEVEVEILRMEEGQPNSPDKAKQKERITLSLRSRQEDPFKKALEEIKEGDRMQGKVVRLQPFGAFVELRPGVDGLVHISALSDRRIAHPRDAVKEGEVIWVSVEKIDPNDKRIGLRRISEEEAQRPPEERAAQQAQAAAAPKEPAAPRPKVGAVVVGKVDRLEPYGVFLAFPGGKGLIPASETGTDRGTDMRKHFSIGQELKVAIIDIDASGKIRLSIPAAIRAEERAEVEAWQKTQQPQGAGKKGFGTFADLLSKLGK; via the coding sequence GTGAGCGACGAGAAGAGCGGCGGTAATTCGGGCGGTCCTGGCGGTTTCGGTCCCAAGAAGCCGAAGGCCACGTTTGGCGACGTGATGCTGGGCATCCCTTCAGGGGGCCAGGGCAACGAGCGCGGCGGTGGCCGTGGCGGCCGCGACGAGAAGAGCGGCCCGGGCCGCGGTGAGCGCGGTCCGCGCGACGCCCAGTCGCAGCCCCGTCCCCAGGGCGACGCGCCCCGTGGCGGCGGCGAGCGCGGCGGTGGCCGTGGCGGCGAGCGCCGGGGTGGCGGCAGCGGAGGCGGCGAGCGCCGTTCCGCCGGCCCCATGGTGGTCGTGAAGCGCGCCTCGGGCTCCATCGAGACGCGCGCCCTGGAGGGTGAGAAGCCCGCCGAGGCGACCGCGACCGCGGAGCAGACGGGCGCTGACGCGCAGGCCTCCGCGGCCTCCACGCCGGCTCCCGCGCCGCGTCCGGTGACGCCGGCCCCCGCGCCCTCCAGCCCGCTGTACGAGGAGGTCCCGGAGACGGAGTCCTTCGCGGACATGTTCGAGGCGCAGGTCAAGGACGGTGGCGCTCCGGGCCGCCGTGGCGTGCGCATTGGCGAGAAGGTCGCCGGCACCATCTTCCAGCTGGGCGCGGATACCGCGTTCGTGTCGCTGGACGGCTCGGCCAAGTCCGAGGCGATGATCGAGCTGCGCGAGCTCAAGGACGACGAGGGCATCCTGCGCTTCGGCGTGGGTGACCGCCTGGAGGCGCACGTCGTGGAGATGGGCGCCCGGGGCATCATGCTCAGCCGCGCGCTGGCCAAGGGCAACGCGTCCTTCGCCATGCTCGCGGAGGCCCGCGCCTCCGGCATGCCGGTGGAGGGCCTGGTCCTCAGCGTGAACAAGGGCGGCGTGGAAGTCGCCATCGGTGAGACGCGCGCCTTCTGCCCCATCAGCCAGCTGGACATCCGCTTCGTGGAGAAGCCGGATCAGTTCATCGGCGAGAAGCTCCAGTTCCGCGTGACCGAGGTTCGCGACCGCAACGTGGTGCTGTCGCGCCGCTCCCTGCTGGAGGACGAGCAGCGCCGGCTGGCCACGGAGACGCGCAAGAACCTGGCCGTGGGCAAGACGGTCAAGGGCAAGGTCTCCGGCGTGCGCGACTTCGGCGTGTTCGTGGACCTGGGCGGCGTGGAGGGCATGGTCCCCGTCTCCGAGCTCAGCTACACGCGCGTCGCTCACCCCAGCGACGTGGTGAAGCAGGGTGACGAGGTCGAGGTGGAGATCCTCCGCATGGAGGAGGGCCAGCCCAACTCCCCGGACAAGGCCAAGCAGAAGGAGCGCATCACCCTGTCGCTGCGTTCGCGTCAGGAGGATCCGTTCAAGAAGGCGCTGGAGGAGATCAAGGAGGGCGACCGCATGCAGGGCAAGGTCGTCCGGCTCCAGCCCTTCGGCGCGTTCGTGGAGCTGCGCCCCGGCGTGGACGGCCTGGTGCACATCTCCGCGCTGAGCGACCGGCGCATCGCGCACCCGCGCGACGCGGTGAAGGAAGGCGAGGTCATCTGGGTCTCCGTCGAGAAGATCGACCCTAATGACAAGCGCATCGGCCTGCGCCGCATCTCCGAGGAGGAGGCCCAGCGTCCTCCCGAGGAGCGTGCCGCGCAGCAGGCCCAGGCAGCGGCGGCTCCCAAGGAGCCCGCGGCGCCCCGTCCCAAGGTGGGCGCGGTCGTCGTCGGCAAGGTGGACCGGCTGGAGCCCTACGGCGTGTTCCTCGCGTTCCCGGGCGGCAAGGGCCTCATCCCGGCCAGCGAGACGGGCACGGACCGCGGCACGGACATGCGCAAGCACTTCAGCATCGGGCAGGAGCTGAAGGTGGCGATCATCGACATCGACGCCTCCGGGAAGATCCGCCTGTCCATCCCCGCCGCGATCCGCGCGGAGGAGCGCGCCGAGGTCGAGGCGTGGCAGAAGACGCAGCAGCCGCAGGGTGCTGGCAAGAAGGGCTTCGGCACCTTCGCGGATCTGCTCAGCAAGTTGGGCAAGTAG
- the murJ gene encoding murein biosynthesis integral membrane protein MurJ, whose product MLVGIGILASRLMGLVRERVFAHYLGNAEAAAVFKAALRIPNFLQNLFGEGVLSGSFIPVYAQLLGKKDADEADRVAGAVFGLLALATGVMVALGMLATPLFVDLIAPGFEGGERDLAVRLVRILFPGTGFLVLSAWCLGILNSHRRFLLSYLAPVVWNVVIIATLLVVGSWQGTSGGRAAEEALTEWLAYGVVLGSFLQFAVQVPTVMRLLGHFRPVVSLASASVRQVLKNFGPVVLGRGVVQFSAWVDTAFASLISNRALSSLLYAQTIYLIPVSLFGMAVSAAELPEMARATAEGEAQAHEKLRSRIDAGSRRIAFWVVPSAAALLFLGDLVSGALLQTGRFGAADSRYLWYLLMGAAVGLVASTVGRLYASAFYALKDPKTPLRYAIVRVSLGTVKAWFLALWLPERLGLPRELGAAFLTLSSGIVAWVETTLLRRKLRSMVGPVGLPAGLLPRLYGAALVGGLVALAVKQGLTGLLGPMPGVGMEWGGALLVPPRLHPVLGLLATAVPFGVVYFAVSAALGVPEAGAVFRKVGRKLGLAR is encoded by the coding sequence ATGCTGGTGGGCATCGGCATCCTGGCATCGCGGCTGATGGGCCTGGTGCGCGAGCGCGTCTTCGCGCACTACCTGGGCAACGCGGAGGCCGCCGCCGTCTTCAAGGCCGCGCTGCGCATCCCCAACTTCCTCCAGAACCTCTTCGGCGAGGGCGTGCTGTCCGGCTCCTTCATCCCCGTCTACGCCCAGCTTTTGGGCAAGAAGGACGCGGACGAGGCGGATCGGGTCGCGGGCGCGGTGTTCGGGCTGCTGGCCCTGGCCACGGGCGTGATGGTGGCGCTGGGCATGCTGGCCACGCCCCTGTTCGTGGACCTCATCGCGCCGGGCTTCGAGGGCGGCGAGCGCGACCTGGCCGTGCGCCTGGTGCGCATCCTCTTCCCCGGCACGGGCTTCCTGGTGCTGAGCGCGTGGTGCCTGGGCATCCTCAACAGCCACCGGCGCTTCCTGCTGTCGTACCTGGCGCCCGTCGTCTGGAACGTGGTGATCATCGCCACGCTGCTGGTCGTGGGTAGCTGGCAGGGCACGTCCGGTGGCCGCGCCGCGGAGGAGGCCCTGACGGAGTGGCTGGCCTACGGCGTCGTGCTGGGCAGCTTCCTCCAGTTCGCGGTGCAGGTGCCCACGGTGATGCGCCTGCTGGGCCACTTCCGCCCGGTGGTGTCGCTGGCGAGCGCGTCGGTGCGCCAGGTGCTGAAGAACTTCGGCCCGGTGGTGCTGGGGCGCGGCGTGGTGCAGTTCAGCGCGTGGGTGGATACGGCCTTCGCGTCGCTCATCTCCAACCGCGCGCTGTCCTCGCTGCTCTACGCGCAGACCATCTACCTCATCCCGGTGAGCCTCTTCGGCATGGCGGTGTCCGCCGCGGAGCTGCCGGAGATGGCCCGCGCCACGGCGGAAGGGGAGGCCCAGGCGCACGAGAAGCTGCGAAGCCGCATCGACGCGGGCTCGCGGCGCATCGCCTTCTGGGTGGTGCCGTCCGCCGCCGCGCTGCTGTTCCTGGGGGACCTGGTGAGCGGCGCGCTGCTGCAGACGGGCCGCTTCGGCGCGGCGGACTCGCGCTACCTCTGGTACCTGCTGATGGGCGCGGCGGTGGGCCTGGTGGCCTCCACCGTGGGCCGGCTCTACGCGTCCGCCTTCTATGCGCTGAAGGATCCGAAGACGCCCCTGCGCTACGCCATCGTGCGCGTGTCGCTGGGCACCGTGAAGGCGTGGTTCCTGGCCCTGTGGCTGCCGGAGCGGCTGGGGCTGCCCCGGGAGCTGGGCGCGGCCTTCCTCACCCTGTCCAGCGGCATCGTGGCCTGGGTGGAGACCACGCTCCTGCGCCGCAAGCTGCGCTCCATGGTGGGCCCCGTGGGCCTGCCGGCGGGGCTCTTGCCCCGGCTGTACGGCGCGGCGCTGGTGGGCGGGCTCGTGGCGTTGGCCGTCAAACAGGGCCTCACCGGCCTCCTGGGCCCCATGCCCGGGGTGGGCATGGAGTGGGGCGGGGCGCTGCTCGTGCCGCCCCGGCTGCACCCGGTGCTGGGCCTGTTGGCAACGGCGGTGCCCTTCGGGGTCGTCTACTTCGCGGTATCGGCCGCCCTGGGTGTCCCGGAGGCGGGGGCCGTCTTCCGCAAGGTGGGCCGGAAGCTGGGGCTCGCCCGGTAG
- a CDS encoding ferritin family protein — protein sequence MAGKSDTERSDVARIRAVLARELETINEYEAYAEDSSNPEVRAFFLHLAAEEKEHVSEATHMLRMLDKGQDAHFAKPFVPGHFQAAAAGAPSEPALPPAASPPPVVTQAPPSVGRLPVEPLTNLPPQRLIYGVPAPPPSANSHPLTIGSLRRGGGGGSGSGGGR from the coding sequence ATGGCCGGAAAGTCCGACACCGAGCGGTCCGACGTCGCGCGCATCCGCGCCGTGCTGGCACGCGAGCTCGAGACCATCAACGAGTACGAGGCCTACGCCGAGGACTCCTCCAATCCGGAGGTCCGCGCCTTCTTCCTCCACCTGGCGGCCGAGGAGAAGGAGCACGTCTCCGAGGCCACCCACATGCTGCGGATGCTCGACAAGGGCCAGGACGCGCACTTCGCCAAGCCCTTCGTCCCCGGCCACTTCCAGGCCGCCGCGGCGGGCGCTCCCTCTGAGCCCGCCCTGCCTCCCGCCGCCTCGCCTCCGCCCGTCGTCACCCAGGCGCCGCCCTCGGTGGGCCGCCTGCCGGTCGAGCCCCTGACGAACCTGCCGCCCCAGCGCCTCATCTACGGCGTCCCCGCGCCGCCGCCTTCCGCCAACAGCCACCCCCTCACCATCGGCAGCCTGCGCCGCGGTGGTGGCGGTGGCAGCGGCTCTGGTGGTGGTCGTTAA
- the encA gene encoding encapsulin nanocompartment shell protein EncA, translated as MPDFLGHAENPLREEEWARLNETVIQVARRSLVGRRILDIYGPLGAGVQTVAYDEFQGVSPGAVDIVGEQETAMVFTDVRKFKTIPIIYKDFLLHWRDIEAARTHNMPLDVSAAAGAAALCAQQEDELIFYGDQRLGYEGLMTANGRLTATLGDWTAPGGGFQTIVEATRKLNEAGHFGPYAVVLSPRLYSQLHRIYEKTGVLEIETIRQLASDGVYQSNRLRGESGVVVSTGRENMDLAVAMDMVASYLGASKMNHPFRVLESLLLRIKHPDAICTLEGAVPAAPPARR; from the coding sequence ATGCCTGACTTCCTTGGACATGCCGAGAACCCGCTGCGCGAAGAGGAGTGGGCGCGCCTCAACGAGACGGTGATCCAGGTCGCGCGCCGTTCGCTGGTGGGCCGCCGCATCCTGGACATCTACGGGCCGCTGGGTGCTGGCGTGCAGACCGTGGCCTACGACGAGTTCCAGGGCGTGTCCCCGGGCGCGGTGGACATCGTCGGTGAGCAGGAGACCGCGATGGTCTTCACCGACGTGCGCAAGTTCAAGACCATCCCGATCATCTACAAGGACTTCCTGCTGCATTGGCGGGACATCGAGGCGGCGCGCACGCACAACATGCCGCTGGACGTGTCCGCCGCCGCTGGCGCCGCCGCGCTGTGCGCGCAACAGGAAGACGAGCTCATCTTCTACGGCGACCAGCGCCTGGGCTACGAAGGCCTGATGACGGCCAACGGCCGCCTCACCGCCACGCTGGGGGACTGGACCGCGCCGGGCGGCGGCTTCCAGACCATCGTGGAGGCCACGCGCAAGCTCAACGAGGCCGGCCACTTCGGGCCCTACGCCGTGGTGCTGTCGCCGCGCCTCTACTCGCAGCTGCACCGCATCTACGAGAAGACGGGCGTGCTGGAGATCGAAACCATCCGCCAGCTCGCGTCCGACGGCGTCTACCAGTCCAACCGCCTGCGCGGCGAGTCGGGCGTGGTGGTGTCCACGGGCCGGGAGAACATGGACCTGGCGGTGGCCATGGACATGGTCGCGTCCTACCTGGGCGCCAGCAAGATGAACCACCCGTTCCGCGTGCTGGAGTCGCTGCTGCTGCGCATCAAGCACCCGGACGCCATCTGCACGCTGGAAGGCGCCGTCCCCGCCGCTCCCCCGGCGCGCCGCTAG
- a CDS encoding sigma-54-dependent transcriptional regulator, producing MAKVLVIDDETNLRKVLAALLRRDGFDVTVAENGEQGLAEFHKNGADIVVTDLVMPKLGGMDVLAAVRTANPDVPVIIITAHGTVDSAVEAIKAGAFDYITKPFEQTELSSVVAKAAKTNESAKRSVRADHKARSAIIGESPQIQDVYKIIDKVADTPSTVLITGESGTGKELIATALHGASSRRDKPFIKINCAAIPATLLESELFGYEKGAFTGAVTSKPGRFELADEGTLFLDEIGEIPVEMQVKLLRALQEGEFERVGGIKTTRVNVRLVAATNRDLQAEIEAGRFRKDLYYRLAVVPIVLPALRERRSDIPMLAQHFVDKYNRRLNKKIEGIADDALALLQAYAWPGNIRELENLIERVLLFADGPLITAKDLPEPVRGGAGVQAGAPVAASLGTLDVPVGEVGLKDIVRMKAAELERDLIVKKLEETGGNVTRAARLLQISRKSLQTKMKEFGLRDTTPDGQEDGPDE from the coding sequence ATGGCCAAGGTCCTGGTCATCGACGACGAGACGAACCTGCGCAAGGTGCTGGCCGCCCTGCTGCGCCGCGACGGGTTCGACGTCACCGTGGCGGAGAACGGCGAGCAGGGCCTGGCCGAGTTCCACAAGAACGGCGCGGACATCGTCGTCACCGACCTGGTGATGCCCAAGCTGGGCGGCATGGACGTGCTGGCCGCCGTGCGCACCGCCAACCCGGACGTGCCGGTGATCATCATCACCGCGCACGGCACCGTGGACTCCGCCGTGGAGGCCATCAAGGCGGGCGCGTTCGACTACATCACCAAGCCCTTCGAGCAGACGGAGCTGTCCTCCGTCGTGGCCAAGGCCGCCAAGACGAACGAGAGCGCCAAGCGCTCCGTGCGGGCGGACCACAAGGCGCGCTCCGCCATCATCGGCGAGTCACCGCAGATCCAAGACGTCTACAAGATCATCGACAAGGTCGCGGACACGCCCTCCACGGTGCTGATCACCGGCGAGAGCGGCACGGGCAAGGAGCTCATCGCAACCGCGCTGCACGGCGCGTCCAGCCGCCGCGACAAGCCATTCATCAAGATCAACTGCGCCGCCATCCCCGCCACGCTCCTGGAGAGCGAGCTGTTCGGCTACGAGAAGGGCGCCTTCACCGGCGCCGTCACCTCCAAGCCGGGCCGCTTCGAGCTGGCCGACGAGGGCACCCTCTTCCTGGATGAGATCGGGGAGATTCCCGTCGAGATGCAGGTGAAGCTCCTGCGCGCGCTCCAGGAGGGCGAGTTCGAGCGCGTGGGCGGCATCAAGACGACGCGCGTGAACGTGCGCCTGGTGGCCGCCACCAACCGCGACCTCCAGGCGGAGATCGAAGCGGGCCGCTTCCGCAAGGACCTGTACTACCGGCTGGCCGTGGTGCCCATCGTGCTGCCCGCGCTGCGCGAGCGCCGCAGCGACATCCCGATGCTCGCCCAGCACTTCGTGGACAAGTACAACCGGCGCCTCAACAAGAAGATCGAAGGCATCGCCGACGACGCGCTCGCGCTGCTCCAGGCGTACGCGTGGCCGGGCAACATCCGCGAGCTGGAGAACCTCATCGAGCGCGTGCTGCTCTTCGCGGACGGCCCCCTCATCACCGCCAAGGATTTGCCGGAGCCGGTGCGCGGGGGAGCGGGCGTGCAGGCGGGGGCACCGGTCGCAGCCTCGCTGGGCACGCTGGACGTCCCCGTGGGCGAGGTAGGCCTCAAGGACATCGTGCGCATGAAGGCCGCGGAGCTGGAGCGGGACCTCATCGTGAAGAAGCTGGAGGAGACGGGCGGCAACGTCACGCGCGCCGCGCGCCTCCTGCAAATCAGCCGCAAGTCACTCCAGACGAAGATGAAGGAGTTTGGCCTGCGAGACACCACCCCGGACGGTCAGGAAGACGGCCCGGACGAGTAG